A section of the Pseudanabaena mucicola str. Chao 1806 genome encodes:
- a CDS encoding tetratricopeptide repeat protein, producing the protein MRSIIAIFLSLSLFFHPAAIAPVQAQLNITEAESHQLDELVKKAFAATDAGEFPKAEWYWTDLIKLYPNNAAGWSNRGNARMSQNRPQEALEDYNKSVELAPNFPDPYLNRGAALESLGKWEEAIADYDRVLEIDPQDAAAYNNRGNAKAGLGKWQEAIADYQTAMQVNPRFSTAFGNQAIALYEVGVQTGDTDTAIKAMKNILRKYPNFTDVRAALTAALWADKKQGEAESNWVSVENLDPRYRDINWVKNIRRWPPSLVVALEKFLTLK; encoded by the coding sequence ATGCGTTCGATAATTGCAATTTTTCTTAGTTTATCTTTGTTCTTTCATCCCGCAGCGATCGCACCAGTACAGGCGCAACTGAATATTACCGAAGCAGAATCTCATCAACTGGATGAACTCGTTAAAAAAGCCTTTGCAGCCACGGATGCAGGTGAATTTCCCAAGGCTGAATGGTATTGGACAGATTTAATTAAGCTCTATCCCAATAATGCCGCAGGTTGGAGCAATCGCGGTAATGCCAGAATGAGCCAAAATCGCCCTCAGGAAGCTCTCGAAGATTACAACAAATCCGTAGAGCTTGCACCAAATTTCCCTGATCCTTACCTCAATCGTGGAGCCGCGTTAGAAAGTTTGGGCAAATGGGAGGAAGCGATCGCCGATTATGATCGTGTGTTAGAAATCGACCCCCAAGACGCGGCTGCCTATAACAACCGTGGTAACGCTAAGGCTGGGCTAGGTAAATGGCAAGAGGCGATCGCTGATTATCAAACCGCGATGCAAGTAAATCCGAGATTTAGCACTGCCTTTGGCAATCAAGCGATCGCTTTATATGAGGTTGGCGTTCAAACTGGTGATACCGATACGGCAATCAAGGCTATGAAAAATATCTTACGCAAATATCCTAACTTCACCGATGTAAGGGCAGCTTTGACGGCGGCTCTCTGGGCTGACAAGAAACAGGGTGAAGCAGAAAGTAATTGGGTATCGGTCGAAAATCTTGATCCCCGCTACCGAGACATAAATTGGGTCAAAAATATTCGTCGCTGGCCCCCGTCGCTAGTTGTTGCCCTCGAAAAATTTCTCACTTTAAAATAA
- a CDS encoding sulfate/molybdate ABC transporter ATP-binding protein, giving the protein MGIVVENVNKKFGDYVALENINFEVKTGSLVALLGPSGSGKSTLLRVIAGLESPDSGKIFLTGKDATDQDVRDRNIGFVFQHYALFKHMTIRQNISFGLEVRKISKAKIADRVEELLELIQLKGLGNRYPSQLSGGQRQRVSLARALAVQPSVLLLDEPFGALDAKVRKELRAWLRRLHDEVHVTSVFVTHDQEEAMEVSDQIVVMNQGKIEQIGTPAEVYDNPATPFVMGFIGPVNVLPVKSEQVSKFQQTQKQNSEGDLYIRPRDILIELEATATSVAARINRIINLGWEVQAELVLDDGQVLTAHLTRDRFNELNLQPQQNVYIEPKGSKSFSLDYSI; this is encoded by the coding sequence GTGGGCATTGTTGTAGAAAATGTAAATAAAAAATTTGGCGATTATGTAGCTCTCGAGAATATTAATTTTGAGGTCAAAACAGGATCTCTAGTCGCGCTTTTGGGACCTTCTGGCTCTGGGAAATCAACCTTATTACGAGTAATTGCAGGCTTAGAATCTCCCGATAGTGGCAAAATTTTTCTTACAGGTAAAGACGCAACCGATCAAGATGTCCGCGATCGCAATATTGGTTTTGTGTTTCAGCATTATGCACTATTTAAGCACATGACAATTCGTCAAAATATTAGCTTTGGGCTGGAAGTCCGTAAAATATCTAAGGCGAAAATAGCTGATCGCGTAGAGGAGCTACTCGAACTCATTCAACTCAAAGGACTTGGCAACCGCTATCCCTCACAATTATCGGGTGGACAACGCCAAAGAGTCTCCCTTGCTCGTGCCCTCGCTGTCCAGCCGAGCGTATTGCTGCTTGATGAGCCATTTGGAGCACTAGATGCCAAAGTCCGCAAGGAATTGCGAGCATGGCTACGCCGACTCCATGATGAAGTCCATGTTACGAGTGTGTTTGTCACCCACGATCAAGAAGAAGCGATGGAAGTATCCGATCAAATTGTGGTGATGAATCAAGGCAAAATTGAGCAAATTGGCACACCTGCGGAAGTTTATGATAACCCTGCTACACCTTTTGTTATGGGCTTTATTGGACCTGTGAATGTACTGCCAGTTAAAAGCGAGCAAGTTAGCAAATTCCAGCAAACTCAGAAACAGAATAGTGAAGGTGATCTGTATATTCGCCCCCGCGATATTTTGATTGAGCTTGAAGCAACGGCTACTTCTGTAGCGGCAAGGATTAATAGAATCATTAACCTTGGTTGGGAAGTACAAGCTGAATTAGTGCTAGATGATGGTCAAGTACTAACTGCCCACCTAACCCGTGATCGGTTTAATGAGTTAAATTTACAGCCACAGCAAAATGTTTATATTGAACCGAAAGGCTCAAAGTCATTCTCGTTAGACTATTCAATCTAA
- a CDS encoding SufS family cysteine desulfurase: protein MTLTYEKTLADQVRADFDILNQEVNGKPLIYFDNAASSQKPKSVINAWKYYYEHDNANVHRGAHTLSSRATDAYEGARDKIAKFVNAKSSQEIIYTRNASEAINLVAYTWGWANLKAGDEVILSVMEHHSNIVPWQLIAQRTGAVLKFLAPTDEGILSVEQFKSLLNAKTKLVSIVHVSNTLGCVNPVEEIIPLAHAQGAKVLLDACQSVPHMPIDVQSLDCDWLVASGHKMCAPTGIGFLYGKQDILLAMPPFMGGGEMIAEVFLDHSTYANLPHKFEAGTPAIGEAIALGAAVDYLTAIGMDKIHAYEQELINYLMDYLVEIPDIKIYGPRHHRAGLAAFTIAHGIHANDISAMLDQEGIAIRSGHHCTQPLHRFLGISGSARASVYFYNTKAEVDTFVTALKEVIAFFKSVI, encoded by the coding sequence ATGACATTAACTTACGAAAAGACCTTAGCAGATCAAGTCAGAGCAGATTTTGATATTTTGAATCAAGAGGTTAACGGCAAGCCACTCATTTATTTTGATAATGCCGCTAGTTCGCAAAAACCTAAGTCTGTGATCAATGCTTGGAAATATTACTACGAGCATGACAACGCCAATGTGCATCGGGGCGCGCATACTCTTAGTTCTAGAGCTACTGATGCCTATGAAGGCGCTAGGGATAAGATTGCTAAGTTTGTCAATGCTAAGTCATCACAGGAAATTATTTATACCCGTAATGCCAGCGAAGCCATTAATCTAGTTGCTTATACATGGGGTTGGGCAAATCTCAAGGCAGGAGATGAAGTAATTCTCTCGGTTATGGAACACCATAGCAATATTGTACCTTGGCAGTTAATTGCTCAGCGTACAGGCGCAGTGTTGAAGTTTTTAGCGCCAACTGATGAGGGAATATTAAGCGTAGAGCAGTTTAAATCTTTACTCAATGCCAAAACTAAGCTTGTATCGATTGTCCATGTGTCTAATACCCTTGGCTGTGTTAATCCAGTCGAAGAGATTATTCCCTTAGCCCACGCTCAGGGAGCTAAGGTGTTGTTGGATGCTTGTCAGAGTGTGCCCCATATGCCAATTGATGTTCAGTCTTTAGATTGTGATTGGCTAGTGGCTTCGGGGCATAAAATGTGTGCGCCTACGGGTATTGGATTCCTTTATGGCAAGCAGGACATATTGCTAGCAATGCCGCCCTTTATGGGTGGTGGTGAGATGATTGCAGAGGTATTCCTTGATCATTCCACCTATGCAAATTTACCTCACAAGTTCGAGGCAGGTACGCCAGCAATTGGCGAAGCGATCGCCCTTGGTGCCGCCGTAGATTATTTAACAGCGATCGGAATGGACAAAATCCACGCTTACGAACAGGAATTAATTAATTACTTGATGGATTATCTTGTAGAGATTCCTGACATTAAAATTTATGGGCCACGTCATCATCGTGCAGGTTTAGCAGCTTTTACGATCGCCCACGGTATTCACGCTAACGACATATCGGCAATGCTCGATCAAGAGGGAATTGCGATTCGCTCAGGGCATCACTGCACCCAGCCATTACATCGCTTTTTAGGAATTAGTGGTTCTGCAAGAGCGAGTGTTTATTTCTATAACACCAAGGCTGAAGTCGATACCTTCGTAACTGCTCTCAAAGAAGTGATCGCCTTTTTTAAAAGCGTGATCTAA
- the dprA gene encoding DNA-processing protein DprA — translation MERAYWLAWSQVWGIGSVLTKRIYQAFGSMSEAWQASPSDLQEIEGIGGQTLEAIRQAQSEVEPLSLLAIHEHNNLNFWTPSDREYPQLLWEIPDPPAILYYRGHLTSWNERNTVAIVGTRRATPYGKRWTKKLVSALAKSGFTIISGMAEGIDGEAHKACLDVSGQTVAVVGTGVDQIYPHKHKALYEQIVDSGLVLSEYPQGTPPDKKHFPARNRIIAGLSRATLVIEAPDRSGALITAYQANEYGRDVYALPNSIEVTEAKGCLKLLGKGAQAILGIDELLEALGMLPNLDTPVPTIAISNLPPLQQNILQAIGFGEPVGLDWIVEQVKTPSGEVLGALTHLELVGAIAPYPGMRYQRLI, via the coding sequence ATGGAAAGAGCCTACTGGTTAGCATGGTCGCAAGTATGGGGCATTGGTTCTGTTTTAACCAAGCGAATTTATCAAGCTTTTGGTTCGATGTCTGAGGCATGGCAGGCTTCACCAAGCGATTTACAAGAAATTGAAGGAATTGGTGGTCAAACCCTTGAAGCTATTCGTCAGGCACAAAGCGAAGTGGAACCATTGTCTCTACTAGCAATCCATGAGCATAATAATCTCAATTTCTGGACACCTAGCGATCGCGAATATCCACAACTGCTTTGGGAAATTCCCGATCCACCAGCAATTCTCTATTATCGTGGTCATCTCACTAGTTGGAATGAACGTAATACTGTGGCGATCGTGGGTACACGCCGAGCAACTCCCTATGGCAAACGTTGGACGAAGAAATTAGTATCCGCTCTAGCTAAGAGTGGTTTCACGATTATTTCTGGTATGGCAGAAGGAATTGATGGAGAAGCGCATAAGGCTTGTTTGGATGTTTCTGGGCAAACAGTTGCTGTCGTTGGTACAGGTGTCGATCAAATCTATCCCCACAAACATAAGGCTCTGTATGAGCAAATCGTGGACTCAGGACTGGTATTAAGTGAATACCCCCAAGGTACTCCACCCGATAAAAAACATTTCCCCGCCCGTAATCGGATTATTGCAGGGCTGAGCCGTGCCACCTTGGTAATTGAAGCTCCCGATCGCTCTGGGGCTTTAATTACTGCCTATCAAGCTAATGAATATGGACGCGATGTTTATGCATTGCCAAATTCTATTGAAGTAACTGAAGCAAAAGGTTGCTTAAAACTTCTCGGTAAAGGTGCTCAGGCAATTTTAGGTATAGATGAGTTGTTGGAAGCTTTGGGAATGTTGCCCAATTTAGATACTCCTGTACCTACGATCGCTATTTCTAATCTGCCCCCTCTACAACAGAATATTCTCCAAGCGATCGGTTTTGGTGAGCCTGTTGGTTTAGATTGGATTGTGGAACAGGTAAAAACGCCTTCGGGTGAGGTGTTAGGTGCTTTGACCCATTTAGAACTTGTCGGTGCGATCGCGCCTTACCCTGGAATGCGCTATCAACGACTAATATGA
- a CDS encoding PD-(D/E)XK nuclease superfamily protein: protein MSLRNTETGAVLEQMVLHSLIYGGYLYQSQQYIGSRPGGGKHIIDVIANRGDRNILISLKWQQVGGTAEQKVPFEVICLMDAMEQNPNYQKAYLVLGGEGWTLRDFYISGDLQQYLPYGDQVEILTLERFIMKTNTGKL, encoded by the coding sequence ATGAGTCTTCGGAATACGGAAACTGGTGCAGTTTTAGAACAGATGGTGTTACATTCCCTCATTTATGGTGGTTATCTTTATCAATCTCAGCAATACATTGGCAGTCGTCCAGGGGGAGGCAAACATATCATTGATGTCATTGCTAATCGTGGCGATCGCAACATTTTAATTTCTCTCAAATGGCAACAGGTAGGCGGAACAGCAGAACAGAAAGTTCCTTTTGAAGTAATCTGTTTAATGGATGCAATGGAGCAAAATCCTAATTATCAAAAGGCTTATTTAGTCCTTGGTGGAGAAGGCTGGACTTTAAGGGATTTTTATATTTCAGGTGATTTACAACAATACTTACCCTATGGTGATCAAGTAGAAATCCTCACTCTTGAAAGATTTATTATGAAGACAAATACAGGCAAACTTTAG
- a CDS encoding DNA adenine methylase — protein sequence MAKQPLAKQVANIAEPVSKLEQLTPPLKWAGGKRWLVPYLQKTWQNYSSYRLVEPFCGGLAIALGLQPNQALLNDINPHVVNFYKCLQHGLKLDIEVQNDREFYYTQRVEFNRLIHAGRSNTPQAAQIFYYLNRTGYNGLCRFNRNGGFNVPFGRHRTINYTRDFSAYKLVFAEWNFINVDFAKISVESGDFIYADPPYDVDFRQYTKNGFEWTEQERLARWLAQHNCPMIASNQATPRILELYQDSGFKIHILNAPRRISCNGDRIPAKEMLAYKGFAKELELS from the coding sequence TTGGCAAAACAACCCTTGGCAAAACAAGTGGCAAATATTGCTGAACCTGTGTCCAAGCTAGAACAACTGACTCCACCTCTAAAATGGGCTGGTGGTAAACGCTGGCTAGTGCCATATTTACAAAAAACTTGGCAAAATTATAGTAGCTATCGTTTAGTTGAACCTTTTTGTGGTGGCTTGGCGATCGCGCTAGGATTGCAACCAAATCAAGCACTCCTCAATGATATCAATCCCCATGTTGTGAACTTCTACAAATGTTTACAACATGGATTGAAGTTAGATATTGAAGTTCAAAATGATCGTGAGTTTTACTATACTCAAAGAGTGGAGTTTAATCGCTTAATTCACGCAGGAAGATCAAATACTCCTCAAGCTGCCCAAATTTTTTATTATCTTAATCGTACTGGATATAACGGTCTGTGCCGATTTAATCGTAATGGCGGGTTTAATGTTCCCTTTGGTAGACATAGGACTATTAACTACACTAGAGACTTTTCTGCTTATAAACTTGTATTTGCTGAATGGAATTTTATTAATGTTGATTTTGCCAAAATCTCTGTTGAATCTGGTGATTTTATTTATGCTGACCCGCCCTACGATGTTGATTTCCGTCAATATACTAAAAATGGCTTTGAATGGACAGAGCAGGAACGTTTGGCACGCTGGCTAGCTCAGCACAATTGTCCTATGATCGCATCAAACCAAGCCACACCTCGAATTCTCGAACTCTATCAAGATTCAGGATTTAAGATTCATATTCTCAATGCTCCACGTCGGATTAGCTGCAATGGCGATCGCATCCCTGCGAAAGAAATGCTTGCTTATAAGGGATTTGCAAAGGAGTTAGAACTATCATGA
- a CDS encoding 2-phosphosulfolactate phosphatase family protein, which produces MKIFVYHTPELVPDTERPDCAIAVDILRATTTIATALAAGAEGVQVFSDLDELLRVSEAHPPELRIRVGERGGKTVEGFDLGNSPFDFTPDVVKGKRIFMSTTNGTRSLEKVQNAKSVLACAMINLGSVLSYLRETKPETVWIVGSGWEGSYSLEDTTCAGAIVAHLENEADCGNDEAVAAATLYKAWKSEVEELFYQASHGKRLLNLNGAEDIAYCAKIDVVRVLPKQSSAGLLVAA; this is translated from the coding sequence ATGAAAATCTTTGTTTATCACACCCCTGAATTAGTGCCTGACACAGAACGTCCTGACTGCGCGATCGCCGTTGATATTTTGCGAGCAACAACTACCATTGCCACTGCTCTGGCGGCAGGAGCCGAGGGAGTACAAGTATTTTCTGATCTTGATGAACTGCTGCGTGTGAGTGAAGCCCATCCTCCCGAGTTACGCATCAGAGTTGGTGAGCGGGGTGGTAAAACGGTGGAAGGCTTTGATTTGGGTAATTCTCCCTTTGATTTTACGCCAGATGTCGTCAAGGGTAAGCGGATTTTTATGAGTACGACCAATGGCACGCGATCGTTGGAAAAAGTCCAAAATGCTAAGAGTGTATTGGCTTGCGCGATGATTAACCTTGGTTCCGTATTGAGCTATCTGCGAGAAACTAAGCCTGAAACTGTATGGATTGTTGGTTCGGGATGGGAAGGTAGCTATTCCCTCGAAGATACGACCTGTGCAGGTGCGATCGTTGCTCATCTTGAGAATGAGGCTGACTGTGGTAATGATGAGGCTGTCGCTGCGGCAACTCTTTACAAGGCATGGAAAAGTGAGGTTGAGGAGCTATTTTATCAAGCAAGTCATGGCAAGAGATTGTTAAATCTCAATGGTGCTGAAGATATTGCCTACTGTGCCAAAATTGATGTGGTGAGGGTATTGCCTAAACAGTCCAGTGCAGGATTACTAGTTGCTGCTTAA